A window from Primulina eburnea isolate SZY01 chromosome 2, ASM2296580v1, whole genome shotgun sequence encodes these proteins:
- the LOC140822736 gene encoding ribosome biogenesis protein BRX1 homolog 1 yields MGKKRKHSETEAAAIANKDEVAEERPKRTLLGFKDSNGDTKENDIAPAGFRNKEKVLVTCTRRISFRYRHLMLNMVDLLPHCKKDNKVESKNSKGTALNELVELKSCSSCLFFECRKGRDLYLWMVKCPNGPSVKFLVNAVHTKEELKLTGNHLKGSRPILTFSSDFDQKPHWKLLKEMIMQIFGIPKDHRKSKPYHDHIFVFSIADDHIWFRNYQISCPHVGTHKVDRGDLEKMTLVEVGPRFCLKPIKIFGGSFGGPTLYENPFYVSPNQIRSLEKRQKAGKYAKKVKAKTRRKMHEMENPLEVDEFADMWKE; encoded by the exons ATGGGGAAGAAGCGGAAACACAGCGAAACGGAGGCTGCCGCCATTGCAAACAAGGATGAAGTTGCAGAAGAAAGGCCTAAACGGACTCTTCTCGGCTTTAAAGACAGCAATGGGGATACAAAAGAAAACGATATTGCTCCAGCTGGTTTTAGGAATAAGGAGAAAGTATTGGTGACTTGCACGCGCCGCATCAGTTTCAG GTATCGGCATTTGATGTTGAATATGGTGGATCTTTTACCTCATTGTAAGAAAGATAACAAGGTCGAATCGAAGAATAGCAAAGGCACGGCTTTGAATGAACTGGTCGAGCTGAAGAGTTGCTCTTCTTGTTTGTTTTTTGAG tGCAGAAAAGGTAGAGATCTCTATTTATGGATGGTCAAGTGCCCCAATGGCCCGTCTGTCAAGTTTTTAGTTAATGCAG TGCACACGAAGGAAGAACTGAAACTTACTGGAAATCATCTCAAGGGTTCTCGCCCCATCCTGACCTTTTCCTCGGATTTCGATCAAAAGCCTCACTGGAAGCTGTTAAAGGAGATGATTATGCAG ATATTTGGCATCCCGAAGGACCACCGGAAATCTAAACCTTACCACGATCACATTTTTGTCTTCTCAATTGCTGATGATCATATATGGTTCCGAAATTACCAG ATTTCATGCCCTCACGTTGGAACACATAAAGTTGATCGCGGGGACTTGGAGAAGATGACTTTAGTTGAG GTTGGCCCAAGATTTTGTTTGAAACCAATTAAGATATTTGGTGGCAGCTTTGGGGGTCCAACTCTATATGAAAATCCATTTTATGTTTCGCCAAATCAG ATTCGCTCATTGGAAAAGAGGCAAAAGGCTGGTAAGTATGCGAAGAAAGTTAAAGCTAAAACCAGGAGGAAGATGCACGAGATGGAGAATCCATTAGAGGTTGATGAGTTTGCTGATATGTGGAAGGAGTGA
- the LOC140824522 gene encoding ABC transporter G family member 9-like: MGTEMVDVEAQIDREESPAIFEKANRPVTLKFEEVVYNIKINQGGILKKNAQAEEKQILRGVSGLVLPGEMLAMLGPSGSGKTTLLTALGGRLGGRLAGNITYNGTPFSNAMKCNTGFVTQDDALYPHLTVTETLVYTALLRLPRTLTKKEKVQHAEAVITQLGLSRCRDSIIGEPLLRGVSGGERKRVSIGQELLINPSLIFLDEPTSGLDSTTAQRIVCKLWELSNGGRTIVMTIHQPSSRLYYMFHKVLLLSEGNPVYFGKGSGALDYFASIGFAPSLAMNPADFLLDLANGVSTADSNEDQTAIKQKLVSAYKTNLSNNVKSELKIDYQHHESTMDDKQFRRWSTTWWEQFSVLLRRGIKERKHESFSRLKIGQVLAISILCGLLWWQSDISHLQDQVGLFFFYSGFWGFYPLFQAIFTFPQERMMLAKERASGMYRLSSYFMALTLGDLPMELVLPTVFVVITYWMAGLKQTPQCFFSALFTLLYSVLCSQGLGLAIGAIVMSQKSATILGSVIMLAFLLASGYYVHNVPKFIAWIKYISIGQYTFRLLLGSQYNPGETYPCGYGKTCLVEDFPSVKPVGLDGRAASFLALAVMLVGYRVIAYVALIRIGVPKR; encoded by the exons ATGGGCACAGAGATGGTGGATGTGGAGGCGCAGATTGATCGGGAAGAATCTCCGGCCATTTTTGAGAAGGCCAATCGCCCAGTCACACTGaag TTCGAGGAAGTGGTCTACAATATCAAAATAAACCAAGGTGGGATCCTAAAGAAAAATGCACAAGctgaagaaaaacaaatcttGAGAGGAGTCTCCGGACTGGTGCTTCCGGGCGAAATGTTAGCCATGCTCGGGCCATCCGGCAGTGGCAAAACTACATTGTTAACCGCTCTTGGTGGCCGACTTGGTGGGCGATTGGCTGGGAACATTACCTACAATGGCACGCCATTCTCAAACGCAATGAAGTGCAATACCGGGTTCGTTACACAGGACGATGCCCTCTATCCTCACCTCACCGTGACTGAGACGTTAGTATACACCGCACTCCTCCGCCTGCCTAGAACATTAACCAAGAAAGAGAAG GTACAACATGCCGAAGCTGTTATAACTCAGCTTGGATTATCAAGATGCAGGGATAGTATCATAGGGGAACCTCTTCTGAGGGGAGTCTCGGGGGGTGAGCGAAAAAGGGTCAGTATTGGACAAGAACTATTGATCAATCCAAGCCTTATTTTTCTTGATGAGCCAACTTCCGGGCTTGATTCAACCACTGCTCAGAGAATTGTTTGCAAGCTTTGGGAGTTGAGTAATGGAGGACGAACTATAGTGATGACAATTCATCAGCCTTCTAGTAGGCTGTATTATATGTTTCATAAGGTTTTGTTGTTGTCTGAAGGTAATCCTGTATACTTTGGGAAGGGATCGGGTGCGTTGGATTATTTCGCCTCCATTGGATTCGCTCCTTCACTTGCTATGAATCCTGCAGACTTCTTGTTAGATCTTGCCAATG gAGTTTCAACCGCTGATTCAAATGAAGACCAGACAGCTATCAAGCAAAAGTTGGTGTCGGCATACAAGACTAATCTATCAAACAATGTGAAGTCGGAACTTAAAATCGACTACCAACACCATGAATCAACGATGGATGATAAGCAGTTTCGCCGATGGTCGACCACTTGGTGGGAACAATTTTCGGTTTTACTGAGACGAGGCATAAAAGAAAGGAAGCACGAATCTTTCTCACGTCTCAAGATAGGACAAGTGCTAGCCATCTCAATCCTATGTGGTCTGTTGTGGTGGCAATCTGATATCAGTCACTTACAAGATCAg GTGGGACTTTTCTTCTTTTACTCAGGATTTTGGGGTTTCTACCCGCTCTTTCAAGCTATTTTCACCTTCCCTCAAGAACGTATGATGCTAGCTAAAGAACGAGCTTCTGGCATGTACCGCCTCTCCTCATACTTCATGGCTCTAACCTTGGGTGACTTACCAATGGAACTAGTCCTACCCACGGTTTTCGTCGTCATAACTTACTGGATGGCCGGCCTGAAACAAACACCACAATGTTTCTTTTCGGCCCTATTCACTCTACTCTACAGCGTTCTATGTTCTCAAGGTCTCGGGTTAGCCATAGGCGCCATTGTTATGAGTCAAAAATCAGCCACTATCCTTGGTTCAGTCATCATGCTAGCATTCCTTCTGGCAAGCGGATACTACGTCCACAATGTGCCTAAGTTCATCGCATGGATCAAGTATATATCGATTGGTCAGTATACATTCAGGCTCTTGTTGGGATCACAATATAATCCTGGGGAAACATATCCCTGTGGCTATGGTAAGACTTGTTTAGTCGAAGATTTCCCGTCCGTGAAGCCGGTCGGGCTCGACGGACGAGCCGCTTCTTTTCTGGCCCTGGCAGTAATGCTTGTGGGTTACAGGGTTATCGCATATGTCGCACTTATTAGAATTGGTGTGCCAAAGCGGTAA
- the LOC140822737 gene encoding NAC domain-containing protein JA2L-like produces MVDDTLSQMNLPPGFRFFPTDEELLVQYLCRKVAGQHFPMQIIGEIDLYKFDPWDLPCKAVFGEKEWYFFSPRDRKYPNGSRPNRVAGSGYWKATGTDKIITTEGRKVGIKKSLVFYEGKAPKGSKTDWIMHEYRLSEPSRKHGSSKLDDWVLCRIYKKNPSKRSLSASEVESREYSRASSPSSSSQYDGVLESLEQIDDRFANLPRLDSLKLNLQNLGSGNFDWATLAGLNPQSEFVQAQQIQANRNVG; encoded by the exons ATGGTTGATGATACGCTCTCGCAGATGAATTTGCCACCTGGGTTTCGTTTCTTCCCCACAGATGAGGAGCTCTTGGTGCAGTACCTCTGCAGGAAAGTTGCTGGCCAACATTTCCCCATGCAGATTATTGGAGAAATCGATCTGTACAAATTCGATCCATGGGATCTTCCCT GTAAGGCTGTGTTTGGAGAAAAGGAATGGTATTTCTTCAGCCCAAGAGACAGAAAGTACCCGAATGGATCCAGGCCAAACAGGGTAGCCGGATCTGGATACTGGAAAGCCACCGGGACTGATAAGATCATAACCACAGAAGGAAGGAAAGTTGGCATCAAGAAGTCCCTTGTTTTCTACGAAGGTAAAGCCCCGAAAGGATCGAAAACCGATTGGATTATGCATGAATATCGGCTCTCTGAACCTTCAAGAAAACATGGCAGCTCAAAG ttgGATGATTGGGTGCTTTGCCGAATTTATAAGAAGAATCCAAGCAAACGGAGCCTCAGCGCTAGTGAAGTTGAGAGCAGAGAGTACAGccgcgcttcttccccgtcttcCTCGTCTCAGTACGACGGCGTTTTGGAGTCTTTGGAACAGATTGACGACCGCTTCGCCAATCTGCCAAGACTGGATTCTCTGAAGCTGAACCTTCAGAATCTAGGATCCGGGAATTTCGATTGGGCTACGTTAGCTGGGCTTAACCCTCAATCCGAATTTGTCCAAGCCCAACAGATTCAGGCGAATAGGAATGTTGGCTGA